Proteins encoded together in one Terriglobus saanensis SP1PR4 window:
- a CDS encoding aldo/keto reductase, whose protein sequence is MQKKRLGNSDMEISTIGLGAWAIGGPGSKISWGPQDDNDSIAAIHKAIDLGVNWIDTAPAYGLGHSEEVVARALKGHSNKPYVFTKCSLLWDEAGEIHNDLSQIRQELENSLRRLQTDTIDLYQMHWPKPEEQISEAWSTMAKLQQEGKVRWIGVSNFSAAQMELVGKIAPITSNQPPYSMINRAIEAEVLPYSAVHNIGTIAYAPMHSGLLTGAMTRERIAAFPEDDFRKRAKNYQEPQITRNLAIADLLKQIGAGHNVPAGVVAIAWTQRNPAVTASIVGGRNAQQVEQIVTHSGFRLSTDELAQIDTFLAEHP, encoded by the coding sequence ATGCAGAAAAAACGTCTCGGCAACAGTGACATGGAGATCAGCACTATCGGCCTGGGAGCATGGGCCATCGGCGGGCCCGGCTCGAAGATCAGCTGGGGTCCGCAGGATGATAACGACTCGATCGCCGCCATTCACAAGGCCATTGACCTCGGCGTCAACTGGATCGACACCGCTCCCGCCTATGGCCTCGGCCACTCGGAAGAGGTCGTCGCCCGCGCTCTCAAAGGCCATTCCAACAAGCCCTATGTCTTCACCAAGTGCAGTCTTCTGTGGGATGAAGCAGGAGAGATCCACAACGACCTATCGCAGATTCGGCAGGAATTGGAAAACAGTCTCCGCCGCCTTCAGACCGACACCATCGATCTCTACCAGATGCATTGGCCCAAGCCCGAGGAACAGATCTCAGAAGCCTGGAGCACCATGGCCAAACTTCAGCAGGAAGGCAAAGTCCGCTGGATAGGCGTCTCCAACTTCTCCGCTGCACAGATGGAACTCGTAGGCAAAATCGCGCCGATTACGTCTAACCAGCCGCCCTACTCCATGATCAACCGCGCCATTGAGGCGGAAGTCCTTCCCTACTCCGCCGTACACAACATCGGCACCATCGCCTATGCTCCCATGCACTCCGGCCTGCTGACCGGGGCCATGACGCGCGAGCGCATCGCCGCCTTTCCGGAAGACGACTTCCGCAAGCGGGCCAAGAATTATCAGGAGCCACAGATCACGCGTAACCTGGCCATCGCCGATTTACTGAAGCAAATTGGCGCGGGCCACAACGTCCCTGCCGGTGTCGTCGCGATTGCCTGGACCCAGCGCAATCCAGCCGTCACCGCTTCCATCGTCGGTGGCCGGAACGCTCAGCAGGTCGAACAGATCGTCACTCATAGCGGGTTTCGTCTTTCAACCGACGAACTCGCACAGATTGATACCTTCCTGGCTGAGCATCCATAA
- a CDS encoding 2-keto-4-pentenoate hydratase, giving the protein MFSDERKKELTSVADALREARQHGKPLASVHEAHTPQTLDEAYFIQDSIAPTFGPNGGWKVGAPSATDTPFFAPMPKAWMKENASILSDARHRLRGVEAEISFLIGQDLPLRPEPYTREEVIAAIASAHPAIEVLEAGLEDPRTAPRMAMFSDMQMHGGFVPGPTIANWQTIDWSKESVTLAIDGKIEMERTASNPGGTDLLRLMLHLVNEGSARTGGLHKGDWITTGSWTGATWVQPGAKIDVQFTHAGHVSLQFA; this is encoded by the coding sequence ATGTTTTCGGACGAAAGAAAGAAAGAACTTACCAGCGTTGCAGACGCCCTGCGCGAAGCCCGCCAACACGGCAAACCACTCGCTTCGGTCCACGAAGCCCACACGCCCCAGACGCTGGATGAGGCCTACTTCATTCAGGACTCCATCGCTCCCACCTTCGGCCCCAACGGCGGCTGGAAGGTCGGCGCACCCTCGGCTACGGATACTCCCTTTTTCGCCCCCATGCCCAAGGCCTGGATGAAAGAGAACGCGAGCATCCTCTCGGACGCTCGCCACCGACTCCGCGGCGTCGAGGCAGAGATCTCCTTCCTGATCGGCCAGGATCTTCCGCTACGCCCCGAGCCTTACACCCGCGAAGAGGTGATTGCGGCCATCGCCAGCGCGCATCCCGCCATCGAAGTCCTCGAAGCCGGTCTGGAAGACCCACGTACCGCGCCTCGTATGGCGATGTTCAGCGATATGCAGATGCACGGCGGCTTCGTCCCCGGCCCCACGATCGCCAACTGGCAGACCATTGATTGGAGCAAGGAGAGCGTGACCCTGGCCATCGACGGCAAAATCGAGATGGAACGCACCGCCTCCAACCCCGGCGGGACCGACCTCCTTCGCCTCATGCTGCATCTCGTCAACGAAGGATCCGCCCGTACCGGCGGCCTCCACAAGGGGGACTGGATCACCACCGGTAGCTGGACCGGAGCGACCTGGGTCCAGCCAGGCGCAAAGATCGATGTGCAATTCACCCATGCAGGCCACGTCAGCCTGCAGTTCGCATAA
- a CDS encoding MarR family winged helix-turn-helix transcriptional regulator codes for MESGTTAPRLSALSMIVFNGPITLGKLAEAEQVRPPTMTRIVRALEEQALVLKTRDEDDGRQIHISATIKGKRLLLDGRNRRVQVLADLIKEVSEEEQANLLSALGTMQNLIKRMS; via the coding sequence GTGGAGAGCGGAACAACCGCACCACGCCTTTCGGCACTCTCGATGATCGTATTCAACGGACCTATCACCCTGGGAAAACTGGCGGAGGCGGAACAGGTCCGTCCGCCGACGATGACGCGCATCGTCCGCGCCCTGGAGGAACAGGCACTCGTTCTGAAAACGAGAGACGAAGACGACGGTCGGCAGATTCATATTTCCGCCACCATCAAGGGGAAAAGGCTGCTCCTCGACGGCCGTAACCGCAGGGTGCAGGTGCTCGCCGATCTCATCAAGGAGGTCAGTGAAGAGGAGCAGGCAAATCTACTCTCGGCGCTGGGCACAATGCAGAATCTGATCAAAAGAATGAGCTAA
- a CDS encoding VOC family protein: MTLKTHTDVELKEIAQIAFTVNDLAEAKTFYQEILGLKFLFDAGTMAFFQCGTIRVMIGQGEKPSGSEGTIAYFRVADLEATSSSLESCGIAFLQKPHLVARMKSHDLWMAFVKDPAGNTLGLMSELERGQ; encoded by the coding sequence ATGACTTTGAAGACGCATACAGATGTAGAACTAAAGGAAATCGCGCAGATTGCTTTTACGGTGAATGATCTGGCGGAGGCCAAAACCTTCTATCAGGAGATCCTGGGGCTAAAATTCCTGTTCGATGCTGGAACGATGGCCTTCTTCCAATGCGGCACGATACGCGTGATGATCGGGCAGGGGGAAAAGCCGTCCGGTTCAGAGGGAACGATCGCTTACTTTCGAGTTGCCGATCTTGAAGCGACGTCGAGTTCTTTGGAATCTTGCGGAATTGCATTTCTGCAGAAGCCGCACCTGGTGGCCAGGATGAAGAGCCACGATCTCTGGATGGCATTCGTGAAGGACCCGGCGGGCAACACGCTTGGACTTATGAGTGAGTTGGAGAGAGGACAGTAA
- the aceB gene encoding malate synthase A, with product MPTHLDGVEFKAPITGAWNEILTPESIAFLADLQRLYNGKRKELLAARIERQKKIDAGILPDFLPETADIRAGDWKAAPIPADLQDRRVEITGPVDRKMIINALNCGAKVFMADFEDSTTPTWSNVLDGQINLRDAVRRTITFSDEKTGKQYALKENPAVLFIRARGWHLEEQHMLVDGEPMSGSIFDFGLYFFHNAKELLSRGSGPYFYLPKIESHREARLWNDIFVRAQEQLGVEQGSIRATVLIETILATFEMDEILYELRDHSAGLNCGRWDYIFSFIKKLSGDKSIVLPDRGQVTMTTHFMRSYSKLAIKTCHHRQIHAMGGMSAFIPIKSDAEANDRALAQVRADKEREASDGHDGTWVAHPGLVPIALEVFDRLMPGPNQISKQLDDYTVTAADLLRIPEGTISEAGVRQNVAVGLGYLEAWMRGIGCVPLFNLMEDAATAEISRAQLWQWVHHNAKLDDGRSVTADMVGGVIDSELTAAREKVDDQRMAAYEKAAELMRQLVRSDTFTDFLTLPAYDRIMKEETFATA from the coding sequence ATGCCAACCCATCTGGACGGAGTGGAGTTCAAAGCTCCCATCACCGGCGCATGGAATGAGATTCTCACCCCCGAGTCCATCGCATTTCTTGCGGATCTGCAGCGCCTCTATAACGGCAAGCGGAAAGAGCTTCTTGCCGCACGCATCGAACGCCAGAAGAAGATCGATGCAGGCATTCTCCCCGATTTTCTTCCGGAGACTGCAGACATTCGCGCCGGGGACTGGAAGGCTGCGCCCATCCCTGCCGATCTGCAGGACCGTCGCGTAGAGATTACCGGCCCTGTCGATCGCAAGATGATCATCAACGCCCTCAACTGCGGAGCGAAGGTCTTCATGGCGGACTTTGAAGACTCCACGACGCCCACCTGGAGTAACGTCCTCGACGGCCAGATCAATCTCCGCGACGCCGTGCGTCGTACCATCACCTTCTCGGACGAGAAGACCGGCAAACAGTACGCGCTGAAAGAAAATCCGGCTGTCCTCTTCATCCGCGCGCGTGGCTGGCACCTCGAAGAGCAGCATATGCTCGTTGACGGCGAACCGATGTCCGGTTCCATCTTCGATTTCGGTCTTTACTTCTTCCACAATGCGAAAGAACTTCTTTCGCGTGGCAGCGGACCGTATTTCTACCTGCCCAAGATAGAGTCGCATCGAGAAGCACGCCTTTGGAACGATATCTTCGTCCGCGCCCAGGAGCAGCTTGGCGTAGAGCAGGGCTCCATCCGCGCTACGGTCCTCATCGAGACCATCCTTGCCACCTTCGAGATGGACGAAATCCTCTACGAGCTCCGCGACCATTCCGCTGGCCTCAACTGCGGCCGCTGGGACTATATCTTCAGCTTTATCAAAAAGCTCTCCGGGGATAAAAGCATCGTCCTCCCCGACCGTGGACAGGTCACCATGACCACCCACTTCATGCGCAGCTACTCAAAGCTCGCCATCAAAACCTGCCACCACCGCCAGATCCACGCCATGGGTGGCATGAGCGCCTTCATCCCGATTAAGTCCGACGCAGAAGCGAATGACCGCGCCCTTGCTCAGGTTCGCGCCGACAAGGAACGCGAAGCCTCCGACGGCCACGACGGCACATGGGTCGCTCATCCCGGCCTTGTGCCTATTGCGCTTGAGGTCTTTGACCGCCTGATGCCCGGACCGAACCAGATCTCGAAGCAGCTCGACGACTACACCGTGACAGCAGCAGATCTTCTCCGCATTCCCGAAGGAACCATCTCCGAAGCAGGCGTTCGGCAGAACGTCGCCGTGGGTCTCGGCTATCTCGAAGCCTGGATGCGCGGCATCGGCTGCGTTCCTCTCTTCAATCTGATGGAAGACGCCGCCACGGCGGAGATCAGCCGCGCTCAGCTCTGGCAGTGGGTCCACCACAACGCCAAGCTGGACGATGGCCGCTCCGTGACAGCCGACATGGTCGGCGGAGTTATCGACTCCGAACTCACCGCAGCCCGCGAAAAGGTCGATGATCAGCGCATGGCCGCCTACGAAAAGGCAGCAGAACTGATGCGCCAACTCGTCCGCTCGGATACCTTCACAGACTTTCTTACCCTCCCCGCCTACGACCGCATCATGAAGGAAGAGACCTTCGCCACCGCTTAG
- a CDS encoding Ku protein, whose translation MARPYWSGQIQISLVSFSVSFFVATEAKSEIHFHQIHRGSGERVRHQKVSSNDDAPVEKSDIVKGYEYRKGEYIQIEPEEIEKLRVPSKHTIDVQQFVSMDEIDPEYFEKPYFVTPQGDKQVEAFIVVREALKASNKAALGKIAFGGREHVLAITAAGTEEHPGMMAYTMRYAEELRDPATYFSDIKKVKVEKDQLELAQELIKRKTAKFDPSQFHDEYEAALKEMVEAKVENKPIPQDEEPAPARGKVINLMDALRNSLKSDAKESTKVEEKERKVTKKQIPKASGKGPTLVPAKGSKVAAKTARRKSA comes from the coding sequence GTGGCGCGTCCCTACTGGTCCGGTCAAATTCAGATCTCCCTGGTCTCCTTTTCTGTCAGCTTCTTTGTCGCAACCGAAGCAAAGAGCGAGATTCACTTCCATCAGATCCATCGTGGTAGCGGAGAACGTGTCCGCCACCAGAAGGTCTCTTCCAATGACGACGCGCCCGTCGAGAAATCCGACATCGTCAAAGGCTACGAGTACCGCAAGGGCGAGTACATCCAGATCGAGCCCGAAGAGATCGAAAAGCTGCGCGTTCCTTCGAAGCACACCATCGACGTCCAGCAGTTTGTTTCGATGGATGAAATCGACCCCGAGTACTTTGAAAAGCCTTATTTCGTGACGCCCCAGGGCGATAAACAGGTGGAAGCCTTCATCGTCGTACGGGAGGCGCTGAAAGCGTCCAACAAGGCCGCACTGGGAAAGATCGCCTTCGGTGGACGTGAGCATGTGCTTGCCATTACTGCGGCGGGCACCGAGGAGCATCCCGGAATGATGGCTTACACCATGCGCTACGCCGAGGAGCTTCGCGATCCTGCAACCTACTTCTCGGACATCAAAAAGGTCAAAGTCGAGAAGGACCAGCTTGAACTCGCGCAGGAACTCATCAAGCGAAAGACGGCGAAGTTCGATCCTTCCCAGTTCCACGACGAGTACGAAGCTGCTTTGAAGGAGATGGTCGAAGCCAAGGTGGAGAATAAGCCTATCCCACAGGATGAAGAACCCGCTCCGGCACGAGGCAAGGTCATCAACCTGATGGATGCCCTTCGCAATAGCTTAAAGTCTGACGCGAAGGAATCGACAAAAGTTGAAGAAAAAGAACGGAAAGTAACTAAAAAGCAGATACCAAAAGCCAGTGGCAAAGGTCCGACATTAGTACCTGCGAAAGGTAGCAAGGTAGCGGCAAAAACGGCACGTCGTAAATCAGCGTAG